TGCTGCGCGGTGAGATGACCACGGCGGATCTCGCCGCCAACATCCGCAGCGTCAAGGCGCAGGTCACGGTGCCTGTGACCTATGCCGACGTCTGGGAATTCTGGCTGCGCAACCGCGAAGTCTATGAGGCGGTCGATTTCGTCACCATTCATATCCTGCCGTACTGGGAGGACATGCCGGTGCGGGCGAAGTTCGCCGCCAGCCACGTTGACGACATCCGCAAGCGGATGGCGGTGGCGTTTCCGGGCAAGGAAATCCTGATCGGCGAAACCGGCTGGCCGAGTGCCGGGCGGATGCGCGAGGGCGCGCTGCCGTCGCGTACCAACCAGGCGCGCGTGGTCTCCGAAATTCTCGACCTCGCCAAGCGCGAAGGCTTTCGCGTCAACCTGATCGAGGCCTATGACCAGCCGTGGAAACGCCAGCTCGAAGGCACCGTCGGCGGCTATTGGGGCCTGTTCGATGCGGTCAAGCGCGCCGTGAAATATCCGCCGGGCGTGCCGATCAGCAATTACCCGCTCTGGAAATGGGACATGGGGTGCGGCATGGCGCTCAGCTTCGTCGTGTTCCTGACGGGCTGGCTGACCTTGCGCCGGCGGCCGTGGCAGCCACGTTTCATGTCATGGGTCGCGGTCGGAACCTCGGCGACGACAGCCGGCATGCTGCTCGGGATCGCCGCCGACAAGATGGTCTACGAGAGCTACGGGATCGGCGGCTGGCTGCAATGGGGCGCGCTGCTCGCCGCAGGCATTCTCTCGCCGATATTGTGCGCCTACGCCGCGATGTCGGGGCGGCCGTTGCCGACCTTCCTGGAATTGCTGGGCCCGCGCGATGGCCGCACCCGATCGGCGTTGACGGTGCTGCTGGGCTTGGTCCTAATCGTGACCACGCTGATCGCCGCCGAGACCGCGCTCGGATTCGCTTTCGATCCCCGTTACAAGGATTTTCCGTTCGCCTCGCTGACCATGGCGGTGGTGCCGTTCGCCGCGCTGATGCTGGTCAACCGGCCGAAGGAGGGCGTACGCCCGATTGCCGAATCCGCCTTTGCCGGCGTGCTGGTCGCAGCCGCGCTCTTTATGGGTTTCAATGAGGGCGCGCAGAACTGGCAGTCGATGTGGACCTGCGCGGTCTACCTGGGTCTGGCGCTTACGCTGTGGCGGGCGCGGGCCGTGCAAATCCCAAAATAAGCAGCCCGATCGCAAGACCCGACAGCGCAATATTGTAGAGCACGATGCCGAGGCCAGCCGCGATCAGCCCGCCGGTCAACAGCACGATCGAAG
The Bradyrhizobium sp. KBS0727 genome window above contains:
- a CDS encoding beta-(1-6) glucans synthase; amino-acid sequence: MEPISLRTPLALLVLSLGMIAALWWWAATPIMLSRAPIDPNAKLQCVSYAPFRDLQSPLAPATHIAPEQIAQDLAQLAAITDCVRTYSIENGLDQVPAQAAKVGLKVIQGIWLSSNRLKNFSQISTAVSLTKQFPGVISALVVGNEVLLRGEMTTADLAANIRSVKAQVTVPVTYADVWEFWLRNREVYEAVDFVTIHILPYWEDMPVRAKFAASHVDDIRKRMAVAFPGKEILIGETGWPSAGRMREGALPSRTNQARVVSEILDLAKREGFRVNLIEAYDQPWKRQLEGTVGGYWGLFDAVKRAVKYPPGVPISNYPLWKWDMGCGMALSFVVFLTGWLTLRRRPWQPRFMSWVAVGTSATTAGMLLGIAADKMVYESYGIGGWLQWGALLAAGILSPILCAYAAMSGRPLPTFLELLGPRDGRTRSALTVLLGLVLIVTTLIAAETALGFAFDPRYKDFPFASLTMAVVPFAALMLVNRPKEGVRPIAESAFAGVLVAAALFMGFNEGAQNWQSMWTCAVYLGLALTLWRARAVQIPK